The nucleotide sequence TTTTTTGCGCGGCATCGGTCGCTGAATCCCACGCTGGTACTAGGAAACCATGATCGTGCGGTCGGAATCTTGCCGGGTGACCTGTGTGTGAAGGTCATCGGTCCCACGACGGATGAATCGGGGCTGTTTTGTGCTCATCAACCCGACGAAGTTCCCCCTGAGATCAACATGGCGCTTTGCGGCCATTTGCATCCATGCATCTCGGTGGGTGACCAGAACGATCGGATCCGTCTGAGGTGTTTTTGGCGCGACGGAAATCGTTTGGTCTTGCCCGCGGTCGGCGACTTCACCGGTGGCCATCGCATCCGCAGACACGCGGGCGACCAAGTCTGGGCGGTCACCGACGAATCGGTGGTGGCGTTGTGACCGGCCGATGCACCGGTCCGGTGGCCGCGGATCAGTCGAGTGCTTCGTGCAGCATTTGATCCAGGCAATCGAACACGCGTTGGCTGGCGCTTTCCATCTTGGACAAGCAGTCCTTGGCTACCGATTCGCTCAGATGTCCGGTTCGCAGACAGTTCAACAGTTCGTTGACGTTGTCATGAACGGCGGCGTGTGGTCCGGGCAATCGGGTGAACGCGCTGGTGTGTCCGAACGCCTTCTTGCCGTCGCCTTCGTCGTACCAAAGGCCCAGTCGGCAATGGTGATGATCGACCGCGTCCATCATCGGCCGCGATTCAAAGAAGCTGGAGTACGCGTTCACTTTCCAGATCACGTGATCCATCTTCGCCAGGCTCATGAAAACGCCGGCGTTGGATTTCTGGATCTCGGATTCGGCGGCTGCGATTTCATCGGATGTGACACCGATTTGCGTGGTGAACGCGGAAACCGTTTGTTGGATTTGTTCGCTGCGTTCATCCATGCGGCGGATGGTCTCGGCGACTTCCGACGACTTCTTCAGCGCCCCGGCAATGGATTCGCCGATGTTTTCCACGGCTTCCTTGGACTGCTGAGACAGGTTTTTGACCTCGGTCGCCACGACACTGAAACCGCGGCCTGCTTCACCCGCACGGGCCGCTTCGATGGTGGCGTTGAGAGCCAACAGATTCGTTTGCTCCGAAATTCGGCTGACCACGTCCACGAACTGATGCATCGATTCCAGTTGCCGGTCGGTTTCTTCGGCCAACCGACGCATTTCGGACATTGCGTTGGAAAAGTCGGACGTGTCGTCCCGGATCGACGATGATTCTTCCGCCAGCCCCTGACAGTCGCGGCGAATCTGGTCCAGCGACCGTGAATTCCGCTCGTTGGCACGCACCGATTCCAGCAAGTTTTCTTGGACTCGCTTCAGATCATGACGCAGCATGTCGTTTTCTTGACGCAAGGCGTCAATCACTGCTTCGTGTGAGATGGTTTCCGTTTCAGTTGGTGCGTCCATCAAATCGGCCATGGCCCCGTGTCCCCCGCTTTGTAGTTTGCTTCCGAGATGGAGGATCTGCTGGTCCCCTCCGAAAGAATCCTACAATACGCTTGGTGTCCGACATGCCGGCACGGCCAGCGTCTGGCCAAATCGGCTGCCCGGAAAAAGCCAGCAG is from Crateriforma conspicua and encodes:
- the pdeM gene encoding ligase-associated DNA damage response endonuclease PdeM; this encodes MEGGIATRVGGHDVILLADRGLYHVATSTLFVADLHLGKDSTFRRHGVPVPTGSTEGTLCRVEKMIRTTDARRLVLLGDLFHSRSSLSRDSLSVAVPFFARHRSLNPTLVLGNHDRAVGILPGDLCVKVIGPTTDESGLFCAHQPDEVPPEINMALCGHLHPCISVGDQNDRIRLRCFWRDGNRLVLPAVGDFTGGHRIRRHAGDQVWAVTDESVVAL
- a CDS encoding methyl-accepting chemotaxis protein; the protein is MADLMDAPTETETISHEAVIDALRQENDMLRHDLKRVQENLLESVRANERNSRSLDQIRRDCQGLAEESSSIRDDTSDFSNAMSEMRRLAEETDRQLESMHQFVDVVSRISEQTNLLALNATIEAARAGEAGRGFSVVATEVKNLSQQSKEAVENIGESIAGALKKSSEVAETIRRMDERSEQIQQTVSAFTTQIGVTSDEIAAAESEIQKSNAGVFMSLAKMDHVIWKVNAYSSFFESRPMMDAVDHHHCRLGLWYDEGDGKKAFGHTSAFTRLPGPHAAVHDNVNELLNCLRTGHLSESVAKDCLSKMESASQRVFDCLDQMLHEALD